Proteins encoded in a region of the Zea mays cultivar B73 chromosome 2, Zm-B73-REFERENCE-NAM-5.0, whole genome shotgun sequence genome:
- the LOC100282471 gene encoding pnFL-2 yields the protein MAASARPGERATSFAVACSLLSRFVRQNGAAPAQLGLGIKGEVEQQRTPATINLLPGADGEETERRKETMELFPQSAGFGVKDAAAAPREQENKEKPKQLTIFYGGKVLVFDDFPADKAKDLMQLASKGGPVVQNVVLPQPSAPAAAVTDKAVPVPVISLPAAQADAKKPTRTNASDMPIMRKASLHRFLEKRKDRLNANAPYQTSPSDAAPVKKEPESQAWLGLGPNAVKSNLNLS from the exons ATGGCGGCGTCCGCGAGGCCCGGGGAGAGGGCGACCAGCTTCGCCGTCGCGTGCAGCCTCCTCAGCCGCTTCGTCCGCCAGAACGGCGCCGCGCCCGCCCAGCTAGGCCTCGGGATCAAAG GCGAGGTCGAGCAGCAAAGGACGCCGGCGACAATTAACTTGCTCCCCGGAGCGGACGGCGAGGAGACCGAGAGGAGGAAGGAGACCATGGAGCTTTTCCCGCAGAGCGCCGGGTTCGGTGTCAAGGATGCCGCTGCTGCCCCTAG AGAGCAAGAAAATAAAGAGAAGCCTAAACAGCTCACAATCTTCTATGGCGGGAAGGTGCTGGTGTTTGACGATTTCCCTGCCGACAAGGCAAAGGACCTGATGCAGCTGGCCAGCAAGGGCGGCCCTGTGGTACAGAACGTTGTTTTGCCTCAACCCTCTGCACCTGCTGCTGCTGTCACCGACAAGGCCGTGCCGGTCCCCGTCATCAGCTTGCCTGCTGCTCAGGCTGATGCTAAGAAGCCTACTCGCACAAATGCCTCTG ATATGCCAATTATGAGGAAGGCTTCTCTTCACCGCTTCCTTGAGAAGAGAAAGGACCG TCTCAATGCAAATGCACCATACCAAACTTCTCCTTCAGACGCTGCACCAGTCAAGAAGGAGCCCGAGAGCCAGGCATGGCTCGGATTAGGACCGAATGCCGTCAAGTCCAACCTGAACCTGAGCTAG
- the LOC118476261 gene encoding protein MAINTENANCE OF MERISTEMS-like: MNAENAVDLATTHVHAFGHLVRMAQFHLLDPHYDEHHRGRLTAEGEVLPVLRVRTHDRFLEEMRYDERYTPLLQRAGLDVVSYQVRRGLPTFNPAALMALVDMWRPETHTFHLPCGEMTVTLEDCQKILGLIIIGRPVTGQASPGGWRQRVEAFLGRLLPDDLRGSHNTGVPLTWLRQTFGQCPPGANEQTDTTGGYSWASVVLAFLYRVARQFGLRQEFPVEPFSTSIELHKFDRQRQKKVMDFETHHRDYIDEWEQQGDLNYENDQAHTNYNFRRGYHVVFVVQRLGVDAGL, encoded by the exons ATGAATGCGGAAAATGCGGTagacttggccacaactcacgtacatgcatttggacacttagtcag GATGGCGCAGTTCCACTTGCTGGACCCTCACTACGACGAGCACCACAGGGGCCGTCTCACCGCAGAGGGAGAG GTGTTGCCCGTTCTGCGGGTCCGGACCCACGACCGGTTTCTGGAGGAGATGAGGTACGATGAGAGGTACACTCCTCTCCTACAGAGGGCTGGCTTGGACGTCGTATCGTACCAGGTTCGCCGTGGGCTGCCCACTTTCAACCCAGCGGCGTTGATGGCTCTGGTCGACAT GTGGCGGCCAGAGACTCACACTTTCCACCTTCCCTGCGGTGAGATGACCGTGACGCTTGAAGATTGCCAGAAGATTCTTGGTCTCATCATTATTggtcgtccagtgaccggtcaggcaTCACCAGGCGGTTGGAGGCAGAGGGTGGAGGCCTTTCTTGGGAGACTGCTTCCGGATGACCTACGAGGTAGCCACAACACCGGAGTCCCACTGACCTGGCTTAGGCAGACCTTTGGGCAGTGTCCACCTGGTGCAAACGAGCAGACG GATACGACAGGAGGTTACAGCTGGGCTTCTGTAGTGTTGGCCTTCCTGTACAG AGTTGCTCGACAGTTCGGATTGCGACAGGAGTTTCCGGTGGAGCCATTCTCGACTTCAATAGAACTTCATAA GTTCGACAGACAGAGACAGAAGAAGGTCATGGACTTCGAGACCCACCACCGTGATTACATTGATGAATGGGAACAACAGGGGGATCTTAACTATGAGAACGACCAGGCGCACACAAACTACAACTTCCGGAG agggtatcaTGTCGTCTTCGTCGTGCAGCGGCTCGGTGTGGATGCCGGTCTCTAG